Sequence from the Candidatus Accumulibacter similis genome:
TTGTACTTTCCCACCGGCTTGAGATCGTACATGTTGTAGAAAGTGGCGACCTCGTAGGCGGCGATGGGCGCCATGCCCAAGTAGCCGGCAACGCATTCGATGGCCTCGCTGGAAAGCCAGCCCTGCTGCTCCTGGGCAATTGCAAGCGCTGCCATGACTGCCGACTGCTTTTGGTCGGCCGGATACTTGGCGATCTCGCGATCGATTCTCTTGAGGGATTCTGGAGTGAGCATCAGCGGTCAATCTCGCCAAAAACAATATCCTGGGACCCAATGATCGTCACCACGTCAGCCAGCATGTGGCCGCTGGCCATCTCGTTCATGGCCGACAGGTGCACGTAACCCGGAGCACGTATCTTCAGGCGATACGGTTTGTTCGCTCCGTCCGAGACCAGATAGACGCCGAACTCGCCCTTCGGGTGCTCGACCGCCGAGTAGACCTCGCCGGCGGGCACGTGAATTCCCTCGGTACAAAGCTTGAAGTGGTGAATTAGCTCTTCCATGTTCGACTTCATCGCTTCGCGATCAGGCGGCGCAACCTTGTGGTTGTCTGACATCACCGGTCCTGGGTTCTGCCGCAGCCAGTCGATGCATTGCTTGACGATACGGTTGGACTGGCGCATCTCCTCCATGCGAACGAGGTAGCGGTCGTAGGAGTCGCCGGTTACACCCACCGGGACATCAAAATCCACACGGTCATAGACTTCGTAGGGCTGCTTCTTGCGCAAGTCCCAGGCGATCCCCGAACCACGCAGCATCGGCCCGCTGAAACCGCGTTGCAGGGCACGCTCCGGCGTGACGATGCCGACATCGACCAGACGTTGCTTCCAGATGCGGTTGTCGGTCAGCAGCGTCTCGTATTCGTCGAGGAGCCTCGGAAAACGGCTGACAAAATCGTCCAGGAAGTCGAGCAGCGACCCGCTGCGCGCCTCGTTGAATGGCCGGACCTGCGCCGCACTCTTCCACTTCGACTCCTGATACTGCGACATGCGGTCTGGAAGGTCGCGGTAGACGCCACCCGGACGATAATAGGCGGCATGCATCCGGGCGCCGGAAACGGCCTCATACGCATCGACGAGATCCTCGCGCTCACGGAACGCGTAGAGGACCATCGTCATCGCACCGACATCGAGGCCGTGACAGCCAACCCAGAGAAGGTGATTGAGGATGCGTGTGATCTCGTCGAACATGACGCGGATGTACTGCGCGCGGATGGGCACGTCGATCTGCAGCAACCTCTCGATTGCCATGCAGTAGGCATGCTCATTGCACATCATCGACATGTAGTCGAGGCGGTCCATGTACGGCACCGACTGGATCCAGGTGCGGGTTTCGGCCAGCTTCTCGGTAGCGCGGTGGAGCAGTCCGATGTGTGGATCGGCACGCACCACCACCTCGCCGTCCAGTTCGAGAACCATGCGCAGAACGCCGTGCGCGGCGGGGTGCTGCGGCCCGAAATTGAGCGTGAAGTTGCGAAGTTCAGGCATTGTCTACATCCCCGTAGTTCTCTTCGCGAACGATCCGCGGCGTGACTTCGCGCGGCTCGATGGTCACCGGCTGATAGATCACCCGCTGCTGCTCAGGATCGTAGCGCATCTCGACATAACCGGAAATCGGGAAGTCCTTGCGGAACGGATGTCCAATGAACCCGTAGTCGGTAAGAATCCGGCGCAGGTCTTCGTGCCCGGGGAAGACGATGCCGTAAAGGTCAAACGCCTCGCGCTCGAACCAGTCAGCGGAATTCCAGATCGCCGTCACCGAAGGCACCGAAGGAAAGCTGTCGTCGGCGGCAAAACAGCGAACCCGCAGGCGCCAGTTCCTGGCGATGGACAGGAGGTGCGCCACGGCAGCGAAACGGGGCCCCTTGCACGTGCCGTGGCCATAAGTCGAATAGTCGACGCCGCAGAGATCGATCAGTTCCTCGAACCCCAGATCCGGCTCGTCCCGCAGACTCTGCATGACCGAAAGGTAATCAGCGACACCCACCTCGATGGTCACTTCACCGAGCGCAATCTTGATGGATTTCAGGCGATCACCGAGATGCTCCTGCAGGTTCTGGCTAAGCGCTTCCAGCGTGGCAGACATGGTCAACTCTCGGTTGTGGATTGTTCAGCGGGCGATCGTGTTGGTTCGGCGAATCTTGTTCTGCAACTGGATCAGTCCATAGATCAACGCCTCGGCGGTTGGCGGACACCCCGGAACATAAATGTCGACCGGAACGATGCGGTCGCAGCCGCGAACCACCGAATACGAGTAGTGATAGTAGCCGCCCCCATTGGCGCACGAGCCCATCGAAACCACCCAACGCGGTTCGGCCATCTGGTCGTAGACCTTGCGCATGGCAGGTGCCATCTTGTTGGTCAGCGTCCCGGCGACCACCATCACGTCCGACTGCCGGGGGCTGGGGCGGAAGACAATGCCGAAGCGGTCGAGGTCGTAGCGAGAACAACCAGCATGGATCATCTCGATGGCACAGCACGCTAGGCCGAAGGTCATCGGCCAGAGCGAACCCGTGCGCACGTAATTGATCAGCTTGTCGGCCGTAGTGGTGACGAAGCCTTCCTGAAGGATGCCCTCAATGCCCATCGCTCACTCCCAATCCAGTGCGCCCTTTACCCAGGCGTAGACAAAACCGACGACCAGGATGGCGATGAAGATCAGCATCTCG
This genomic interval carries:
- a CDS encoding NADH-quinone oxidoreductase subunit D; the encoded protein is MPELRNFTLNFGPQHPAAHGVLRMVLELDGEVVVRADPHIGLLHRATEKLAETRTWIQSVPYMDRLDYMSMMCNEHAYCMAIERLLQIDVPIRAQYIRVMFDEITRILNHLLWVGCHGLDVGAMTMVLYAFREREDLVDAYEAVSGARMHAAYYRPGGVYRDLPDRMSQYQESKWKSAAQVRPFNEARSGSLLDFLDDFVSRFPRLLDEYETLLTDNRIWKQRLVDVGIVTPERALQRGFSGPMLRGSGIAWDLRKKQPYEVYDRVDFDVPVGVTGDSYDRYLVRMEEMRQSNRIVKQCIDWLRQNPGPVMSDNHKVAPPDREAMKSNMEELIHHFKLCTEGIHVPAGEVYSAVEHPKGEFGVYLVSDGANKPYRLKIRAPGYVHLSAMNEMASGHMLADVVTIIGSQDIVFGEIDR
- a CDS encoding NADH-quinone oxidoreductase subunit B, which produces MGIEGILQEGFVTTTADKLINYVRTGSLWPMTFGLACCAIEMIHAGCSRYDLDRFGIVFRPSPRQSDVMVVAGTLTNKMAPAMRKVYDQMAEPRWVVSMGSCANGGGYYHYSYSVVRGCDRIVPVDIYVPGCPPTAEALIYGLIQLQNKIRRTNTIAR
- a CDS encoding NADH-quinone oxidoreductase subunit C, coding for MSATLEALSQNLQEHLGDRLKSIKIALGEVTIEVGVADYLSVMQSLRDEPDLGFEELIDLCGVDYSTYGHGTCKGPRFAAVAHLLSIARNWRLRVRCFAADDSFPSVPSVTAIWNSADWFEREAFDLYGIVFPGHEDLRRILTDYGFIGHPFRKDFPISGYVEMRYDPEQQRVIYQPVTIEPREVTPRIVREENYGDVDNA